The window GTAAATAAAAATGGTATACTGTTCAACCACCGAGTTGGAAACCCCAAAATAAATCAAAGACCTGTAGACGTTTTCCTCCAATggggaaaaaggaaaaagaaaagaaaaagaaagaaaaggggatAGCGGTGCTGGGTGCCGGCGTCATCTTACCGCCCATTTACCGTAACACCTTTTCGACCTTGACAAGCAGCTTGCCGCCAAGGATTTCGTTGCCCTTCATGTCGAAGAGGCGGATGAAGCGGTACCCTCGTTGCAGCCGGTCAAGGCGGATGCATGCCCAGGCGAGACACGGTGAACTAACGGTGTGCGAGTTGTCCTCAATTTTGAGTCTATTTTGATTCCTGGTtagtcttcttttttccttctcctttttttttttgtgtttaATAAAATTTCTTGGGGTCACATCTCGGCCGTAAGCTGTGATACCACCGGGGGTAGGCGGCCTTTCACCGTTTTGCTGTGAGGCAGAAATGCAGCTAAAATAAACTAAGGGGTAAAACTTGGTGTGTGGCCAGCCAAGAACTAGTAGCTAGCAAATGCAAGCCACGGACACCCAACAAGAAATAGCTGCTCCTCTTGTGGTGGTAACCTCCGGACGGCAACTTGCCGCGAGGGCCAGaaaggagagggagggggggaacAGTTGCGCAAACAGGACCCGAGAAGCTGGATCCGAAAGGCTTGCTGGTCTTTGACCGCTAGGGACACCACACCACACCAACTCGCATTCTCTTTCATACACACTCACACGAGCTTTGGGTAGCAGTCAAGAAAGAGGTAGAAGATACGACATTGATGAGCTCGGATAGGAGCCGCCGACCGCTTAGTCGATTTTGCCAGTCGCCGCCCAAGGCACCACGCTGTATTGCGCAACATGTagctcaacaacagccaTCTTGTGGCGATTTTGAGCGTGACACAAAGAGCACTCTGTTGCGCGAGGCCCGTGTTCAGGAGAGAGGGGAAGGGGGGGATGACAGGGGGGTaacaaaaagggaaaaaacgACGGTGCAAGAAAGGTTTGTAATCAAAAAACTTACCGGATGAAGCTCaactcctccaccaccttgGGAATGTTGAGAAACTGCAACTTGTCGCCGGCGTCCTTGTGCTGCGAGCTGGACATGAATACGGGGTTGGATGACTTGGCCGTCTTTGTGTGCTGCTTGTAAGAGTGCTCGTGGCCGTCCTTGTCGTCCTCGCCAATGTGCAACTCGGCCTTGACGACGGGGCGGAGGGCGCTCCTGCTGCGCGAAGtgtcttcttcgccatcctcgagcGGAATGTTGTGGCCTGCGAAGAAGGTGATGGAGAGGTCCAGCGTGTGCTTGGCGGCGTGGTCCAGCGTGACGCTGGCCTTGTCGGCGCCCTGGTACGCCGCGGGCTTGAGGACCCAGCCGTCCTCGCCGGCGAACATGGCCTCGTTGAGCATCATGCCCTCGTCCATGTTCTGCCAGTTCATGGCCACCATCTGCACGCCTCTTCGCCAAAAGAGGCTCGGGTCCGGGTTGGAGCTGTTGATCCTTCGTCCGGCCGGGAAGGCCCTCATGAAGAAGTTCTTGTTGTGCGTAAAGACCTCGCGCGGGAACTTCTCGTGCAGCTCCAGAATCCGGTCCTCgctgatggagaagatgtgGGTGGGCTGCTTCGCCTGAGGGGTGCTGAGGCTCTTGAATCGCTCGCTGCGGGTGTAGACGGCGAGGTCGCTCAAGGGCTTGCATATCGTCACCTTGCCGTTCTCATCCTGCTGAGGGAGTGCCCCggcgggagaagaagcggctgcTCGGAGACGAGGGGCGTGCTCATCGTCCGAGGTCGAGCCGTCGTCCTCTGTCTGCAAAACGGGCAAGGAAGCAGTGACGTCTTGCGGGCCGTTGATCTTGGGGAATGCGCGCTTGACTTTGACCATGATCTTGCACCGGAGGTCGTCCAACGTGGGTACTCTGAACTTGGGATCGCAGCCCTCGTAAGGCTGCTGGACAAGCATATCTCCCCAGACCTCCTTCATGATTGTCGCCATGACCTCTTGCTGGTTGTGGTCTGCGTGGACCTCCAAGCTAATAATGATGGGCAGGTCATTGCCATGAGCAAAGGCATGGTCACGGATCGTCTCGCACACCTCGCGGAATCCACAGGGAGTCGTAAATGTCCATCCGTGGGTGACGATGGGCTCTCCCCGTGGCAGAGACTGTCGAGTCCTCGAGAGGCGGGGGATCTCCAACTTGTCGCTGGAGACGTTGACCACCGGGGCAAGGTATAcgttgctggagctggatgatgTGTCGTCGGTCATGGTTCTGCtgttggtgctggtgcttctTGAACGTCCGCCACTTGAGTTCCCGAGATAGCCCTTGGCAGTGTCCTTGGCGGCTTCGAGCTtgtcttccatcttctcgaagACGGCAGCGGCCGCATAGGGGAGAGAGCTGCCGGATATGCCAGAAATGGCCCTCGAATGACCGTTGCCAGATGGGGATTTGGATTCGCCGCCGACCGGAATATCGTCACCATTCCAGACGTCGATTTCGATACAACGACCGCCCTTCTTTAGGACATTCATGTATGCCTCTGGAGAAGTTTTCGAAGCCAATTGGTTGCCGCTGATGTAAGTATTATGACTGCTGTTGATGAAGTAGTTTGTGATGGGCTTCGAGTAATCCTTTTGTGATGGCTTCCGGATGGCTTCCCAGCGATACTCGTGTGCCAAGACGTAGAGGAACTGTCCCAGAGTGTATTGTTCTTTATCCAGCTGGACCATGGTTTCGCCCTGGGTCTCTATGATGAATTTGATGAATGCTTCTTTGGATAGCTCAGGCTCGTCGGTTCGTAGGTCGTCGTATACTCTCTCTAGGATGTCAATCATTTCAGGTGTCATGGAATGCTCGCGTGTCAATGTGTTGCGGCGGGAAAGGGTCGGGTCGCCATCACCGAGCCTTATCGGGGAGATCATGGTGGCGTTCTTGATCATTCGCTTGAGGGCATCGAGACTCGGGTCgaagatggaaatggtgCGGGTCCGCCgcggcttcttctcgtccgACTTGGAACGACGGCGCTGTAAGTTTGGCCATGTGTTAGCGTGGTGGGTTGGTTTGCGCATGGCACTGTAGATAGAGGAcatgggagaagatgaaagtgAGAGAATAGGAGTtggtaaagaaaaaaagaaaattaaagTTGGCTGGACACTTACAAAGAGCCCGCAGGTGAGAGACATGGTAGCTGGCTGGGGGTGGGGAGGAAAGACAAGGACGAGAAGCGAGATACTACCGCTGTCGCTGTCGTTGTCGTGGTGAGGAGCGCATGAGAGGCAAGCAAATGCCAGCCGCTCTCGGAAAGCGGACGAGGAACCCAGAAGCCGGGGCGAGGATGTGAACGGACTCAGAGGATTAAGACGTCGGCGgaagatggtgttgatatgGGAGTTTTCTTATGGATTTCCGCCCTTGAGGTGGATAAGCTGCCCGGTTTCTGTCGTGTGTGTCTCGTCTGTCTTTTTGTCTTATATAAGGCGGACTCTCGGTTCCCGTTCTGGATCAGCTGTATAACGGCGGAGattatattttatttgtGTATCTATCTTGTGCGTGAATATGCCAATCAGTCTGAAAAGGCAAATATCGACGCAAGAATACAAGTTTTCGAGGGGgaaagaggatgaggatgaaaagagggcaagagagagaagtaGAAACGAAACGAGCtggtgagaagaaggaatcgGGTCAGCTTCTTAATTTAGGTGCCGCTACTAGCAAGCTCACTAGCAAGAGGTCTGGTGCTATTTCAGCTGCCAATGGTTCTCGTTTTGGGTAAGCTAGCGGAGGGTCCCTCTCGCTGTAACCCGAAGGGTACTTGTGCATGTGCAGCGAGTTGCAGCGGCGGCACTTGTCACTTTTTGTGCCGTACTGTACGAGTTTACTGGTGCTGGTAGCTTTTCTCCCTGGGGCTTTTgctggggctgctgctgggaaGTTGTTCCTGGGAGGGTCTTTTTTAGTGGAGCGACTTTGGATCCCAGGGCTTGAATTTGCAGTCATCAATTTGGCCTGGCacggcagagagagagaaactgGAGACGGGaactgggctgggctgggcttgaCTGGGCTCTCGGGGCGGCGCGCACCGTGCGAGAGCCGgttgtctttgccttgttgAGCCTCAAAATTCGGGTGTTGCGGCGCTGTGGCGGGCGGGGAGGGCGCACAGTGTAACAGTGCGAAGAGGGTCTGGCTGTTTGGCCCTTGTGCTTGCATTTTACCTGACTCGAAGGCCTGG of the Trichoderma breve strain T069 chromosome 4, whole genome shotgun sequence genome contains:
- a CDS encoding phosphatidylinositol-specific phospholipase c, X domain-containing protein encodes the protein MSLTCGLFRRRSKSDEKKPRRTRTISIFDPSLDALKRMIKNATMISPIRLGDGDPTLSRRNTLTREHSMTPEMIDILERVYDDLRTDEPELSKEAFIKFIIETQGETMVQLDKEQYTLGQFLYVLAHEYRWEAIRKPSQKDYSKPITNYFINSSHNTYISGNQLASKTSPEAYMNVLKKGGRCIEIDVWNGDDIPVGGESKSPSGNGHSRAISGISGSSLPYAAAAVFEKMEDKLEAAKDTAKGYLGNSSGGRSRSTSTNSRTMTDDTSSSSSNVYLAPVVNVSSDKLEIPRLSRTRQSLPRGEPIVTHGWTFTTPCGFREVCETIRDHAFAHGNDLPIIISLEVHADHNQQEVMATIMKEVWGDMLVQQPYEGCDPKFRVPTLDDLRCKIMVKVKRTEDDGSTSDDEHAPRLRAAASSPAGALPQQDENGKVTICKPLSDLAVYTRSERFKSLSTPQAKQPTHIFSISEDRILELHEKFPREVFTHNKNFFMRAFPAGRRINSSNPDPSLFWRRGVQMVAMNWQNMDEGMMLNEAMFAGEDGWVLKPAAYQGADKASVTLDHAAKHTLDLSITFFAGHNIPLEDGEEDTSRSRSALRPVVKAELHIGEDDKDGHEHSYKQHTKTAKSSNPVFMSSSQHKDAGDKLQFLNIPKVVEELSFIRLKIEDNSHTVSSPCLAWACIRLDRLQRGYRFIRLFDMKGNEILGGKLLVKVEKVLR